A genomic region of Spirochaetota bacterium contains the following coding sequences:
- a CDS encoding cupin domain-containing protein produces MTITYDNQEAREYFEDVQGYYQGEEKMEDVTPIGKRLTDIRTMQKMSLEQFARISGIAHGKLKDIEEQRMLPDLGTIVKLSKALRIGTSFLLGQESGYSYSLVRKAERQKIKRFSSGSTERPNYQYQSLSRGIRDKHMETFLITLSPDAGSGELSRHEGEEFIVVMEGSIKVILGSKEEVLNEGDSIYYHATIPHNVINAAGKGNAVIMAVIYTG; encoded by the coding sequence ATGACAATCACCTACGACAACCAGGAAGCCAGGGAATATTTCGAAGACGTCCAGGGTTACTACCAGGGCGAGGAAAAGATGGAGGATGTCACCCCCATCGGCAAGCGCCTGACCGATATCCGCACCATGCAGAAGATGTCCCTCGAGCAGTTCGCCAGGATATCGGGAATAGCCCATGGCAAACTGAAGGACATCGAGGAACAGAGGATGCTCCCCGACCTGGGCACCATCGTCAAGCTCTCAAAGGCCCTCCGCATCGGCACGAGCTTCCTCCTCGGCCAGGAGTCCGGCTACAGCTACTCCCTGGTGCGCAAGGCGGAGCGGCAGAAGATCAAGCGCTTCTCCTCCGGCTCCACGGAGCGGCCCAACTACCAGTACCAGTCCCTCTCCCGCGGGATCAGGGACAAGCACATGGAGACCTTCCTCATCACCCTCTCTCCCGACGCCGGCAGCGGCGAGCTGTCACGGCACGAGGGCGAGGAATTCATCGTCGTGATGGAAGGGTCCATCAAGGTGATCCTGGGGAGCAAGGAGGAGGTCCTGAACGAAGGCGACAGCATCTACTATCACGCCACCATCCCCCACAACGTGATCAACGCGGCGGGAAAGGGGAACGCCGTCATCATGGCGGTGATCTATACGGGATAG